ACCTGGGCTGTTcacaatctttgtaaaccacccagagagcttcggctatggcgaggggcatataaatgtaaatgagaacagcaaaacaacaaccgAACAATAAACCATTGGTTCTTttcctgggttgttcgtggttaacaacccatagttaacccgaggttctgggttcacatgaaaCAACACAGGATACAACAACGTATATACTCTGGGctctcattatttattacatttccgtaCCGCTCAATAACCCAAGTTCTCTTACGTGCAAAACCAGGTCATTGGTTAGCTGCAGAGGTTTGTTAAAGACATTTTAGTTTGCAGCTTTATTTTTCagttatatgctgcttttcaatGCTCAATTATAAAAGCAAAGTAGGCAGTTTGGGTTTCTGTAGTTGATGGCATGGGCCCACTTGTTCTCTTGGACAAAGGACGACCAACGTCCAACGAGGCTAGAAAAATGTAGGACACGGAAGGAGTCTAGGGCTGTTCACAGCCTCCTTTAAACCTCCTCGAATTCCTGAGCCTTCACCAGATGCCGCCCACACAAACCGACCCTAGTACTCCCAGAGCCACGCAAAACCGACTTGCTTCTTTAGAGTAAAGAAGACCCCCAAAGGAACaagcccccccctctcccccgctaAGCAAATCCGACCTGCCGGCCCCCATTTACCTTGTCATCTATGGTGTCAAATTTGGTTAGCACTATTCCGTCGATGAGGCGTGGGGTCTGAGTCGCAGAGTGATCAGCGAGGGCCTTGTTAAATTTGACCTGGGGGACGAAAGGAGAAAAGGAAACGGGTTTGGCAGAATTTTCACACGATGTTCGTGATAAGCATTCCGAGCACTGTTCCGCCCGTTTCTGTTGCAGCAAACATGTATTCGTACTGAATGTGCATGCCATGGGGGCACGTGGGCCATTCCCTGCACTCCCTGGCGCGTGCCCCTATGGTCATCTCAGGTTTTGCAGATGGGcatgccccccttccccattttaaCCAGGtggctttttctttccccctccacatcactatttattttttacatctatctcccacctttttttcctccaaagaacccaaggcagcatatataaccctcctcctcctcctctccattttatcctcacagcaacaaccctgtgaggtaggttaggctgagagtaagtGACCGACCtgaagtcacctagtgagctctcatggccgagtggagacgaacccagatctcctgactcccggtccaacactaaccgctacaccacaccggctcccCTTCTTTTAACTCATCTTGTATCTTTCATTGTTCAGcactctgcattttttaaaagtgagatttctggggaaaagcacaggagacatcctggcagTCGATGACATTgggtaaaggacccgcaaacttccgtgagcggtcagtcatgagcatgcaataaactgctcatgtagagaagcgcTACGCCTGTGAAGACTTGAGTCACTCATTCTTCCACCCTTCTCAAAAAGGTCAGACTTTATTTAGAAAAAGTATGGAACTTGGAAGCTGCATTGGGAAATGTTGAGAGGATTTCAAATGGATGATAATATTTgattgcgtttatatcccaccttttttcctccaaggaaaccaaggcggcatacataatacacctcctctccattttatcctcaaagcaacaaccctgtgaggtaggttgggctgagagtctgtgactggcctgaagtcacccagtgggcttccatggctgagtggggacttgaacccagacctcccgactccccgtccaacactctaacccaacaccacactggctctcgtttgtagagtttcccagcttttgcatggtcccccctcccattccaaaaggttgaaacgcctcttctaaggcttagatACTACCAGTCAGAGCTTAAAGATAAAATATGTTGCGatttttagcccccccccccccgagagcttccctTAAATTGGGTTCAGCCCTCAGAATGAAGGAGCCTCCTGCACTCCGGCTGTGACACCTTCGCTGTGTGTGACCACACGACTCCTACCGGGGAGATCTGTATTCGTACGGAACAGCCCTCAAGAGCAGGggtgtttcccacccacccccgtgtgTTTCGTATCTCAAACCAGTAAGGCGGAGGAACTGACCAGCTGATCGACAGCCTCGTTTCCCACCAAGGCCTCGCCCACAAACAGGACGAGGTCGGGGGTGTTGACCGCAATGAGTTTAGCCAGGGCTGTCATTAAGGGAGCGTTGTCTTGCATACGGCCCGCCGTGTCCACCAAGACCACATCAAAACCTTGGTTGCGTGCTGGGAAGAGAAAAAGGGGAAGCGCTCGTTAGAAGGAATAAATATAGGAACAGCGGGAGGAGTCAAGGGGATCCAAATCCATTGTTATGAACCGGAACGTCTTGAGATTTCCAGCTGCTTTCTCCTCTGAAGTGAGTTGCAGAAGAGTCAAATACCCAAAGTTTGTTCTTTGTGAATGTGTATATGGCTgggatcggggtgggggtggtttccaGTGGAAATTGGGGTAGGAAGCCTGTGTATCCTTGCCCATTCATACCTCTTTGCAACCAAGAGAATCCCCGCGCTGCATatgatctattttattttatttatttatttattacatttctataccgcccaatagccggagttctctgggcggttcatctaTGGCACTAGATTCATCACAGCGTAGTGCTCAGAGCTGTTTGCAATCTgcactgaaaacaaaaacagctcTTCTTTGCCCAACCCTATACCAGGAAAAGTAAAATTCTGCAACTGAAGTTctccaaaaagggggggggggggagagatacccTACATGATTTATTAAATTTCCGCTCTCTTACTGCTGAAACTCCTGCTTACTGCCCACTTGCTTCTGAGATTCCCACAAGATGTTGTCCACAAGGTTTCATGCCTGTCTTCATAGCCTTAGGGGctagacactttttaaaaaatgcatagctGAGTTGGTCAGGATGCTGAATACTGTGTATAATGCTGTATTCTTCAACTGAGcgtgtttctagcccttatgatcAGGAATAAAAGTCAGACAGGGAGGCTTTTCTTCATTCGACCCTTAAGGCTGTTCTGAGTCTTTCCAGATGATGTTTTCTGTGACAGGTAAGACACAGCTACAATCCGGATTCCTTCCCCAGCAGAAAAGAAATTGGAGATAGATTGGAGGACGATCCTTTTACGCCATTTCTTCAAACTTCTGGTTTGTATAGGGTGAAAGGGAGAGaggcatcgtgtgtgtgtgtgtgtgtgtgtgtgtgtgtgagcaagaAGCGGGGACGTTTCAGCTGCAAACAGGTGGTGACTTGGATGGGAGCGGAAGGGATGAGAACATGGCGGGGGTTGGGGGTGAGGCCTTACcgtacaaaatggcttccatggcaaTGCCGGCCGCATCCTTCCCATATCCCTTCTCATAAAGCTGCACCATGGTGCGTCCGCCGTGATCCTCTGGAGGATGCAGAGCATTCAGGCGGCGCGTGTGCGTTCGCAACTGCTCCACAGCTCCAGCCCGGAACGTATCGCAGGCAGCAATGAGAACACTGAACTTGTTTTCAATCAGCCAGAAAGAAATCTGAGGAAAGGGTACAAGAACGTTGTCTCCTCCACTGCCTGTCATGTCTACCTATGCCAGTCTTTCCCCTACCAGGTGCCCTCTacatgtgttgggactacaactcccagaatccctccaGCCCAtagagctggctgggggattctgggagataTGGGAATGCAACTCCTGGAATCCCTCCAGCCCACAGAGCTGGCTGGGGGGATTCTGGGAGATATGGGAGTGCAACTCCCGGAATCCCTCCAGCCCACAGAGCTGGCTGGGGGGATTCTGGGAGATATGGGAGTGCAACTCCCGGAATCCCTCCAGCCCACAGAGTTGGCTGGGGGGATTCTGGGAGATATGGGAGTGCAACTCCCGGAATCCCTCCAGCCCacagagctggctgggggattctgggagataTGCGAGTGCAACTCCCGGAATCCCTCCAGCCCACAGAGTTGGCTGGGAGCATTCTGGGAGATATGGGAGTGCAACTCCCGGAATCCCTCCAGCCCACAGAGTTggctgggggcattctgggagatatgGGAGTGCAACTCCCGGAATCCCTCCAGCCCACAGAGCTGGCTGGGGGGATTCTGGGAGATATGGGAGTGCAACTCCCGGAATCCCTCCAGCCCacagagctggctgggggattctgggagataTGGGAGTGCAACTCCCGGAATCCCTCCAGCCCACAGAGCTGGCTGGGGGGGAGGGTTCTGGGAGATATGgtactaacacatctggagggcagtcacttgggaaaggctgacctatGCAATGAGCTGTATTTATTTACCACTTCTTCCCTCCTTATGTatgttttattgaatttatatcctttcttccaaaaatggtgcccaaggtggctaacaataataaaatacagattaagaaCAGAATCTCAATTAATACGTAGCAcagaaacaaataatttaaaaagacagaacagaacagaacaaataGCACTCAACCAGTTAAAAAACCCTGTGGCAACAAACCCAATTATGTGGCAAAGGTCTGtctaaataaaaatatctttgccTGGCAGTGGAAAACCAAAGAGGGAGCCAACCTGGCCTACCTAAGCAGGGAATTCCAGGGCCTGAGAGCAGCCAAATAAAGGCCCCACCAAACTTGCCTCCGATGGCggcgggactgagagaagggctgccccgaagatcttaaaacatgggcaggcttgtatggggggaacatggtctttcaagtagcctggtcccaagctgtatagggcttgaTAGGTTAGGTAGAATTAGATTTCgacagggaaagagtgggcaagCTTTACTAGCATGATGCTTTACATCACAACATATCTTGAGTAATGACGGGGCCCTTCCATTACATCCTCTTGCCTTGAATGCTAGCATCTACACATTGGCATCTTGATTACCAAGCCTCAGGTAGGCTCAAGTTCCCTTCCCAGGTTCACGCACACGCACAGGCCTTCCTAAATACCTTGGCCAGGTTGGTTGACTTCCCAACTCCGTTGACGCCGCAGAAAGTGATGACGTAAGGGCGGTGGTGACGCTGGGCATCCATCACGTCACGCAAGACATCCACGCGGCGCTGGGGCTGTAGGATCTGCACCAGAGACTCTTGAAGGGCCTGCTTCACGGTTGAGGTCACCGCTGGGAAATTGGAAGCAAACCATGAGTCTCGGAGAGAGAGACCCCCAATCAATCACCTCCTTTCTATTCTAATCCCATCTTAAAACTCAGGGATGCATAGCCAAGGCAACTGCGATGCAAAGAGGCTCAGCACTGATTGCCTTGCAGAAGTCAGGCTGTGTCACTCTAAACAGGGTCAGACGGAAACATGtggaccagccttcccaaccctgatgtcttccagatgcgatggactgcaagccccatcatccccaggcctCATGGGCATTGGCTGGGAAGgatgagacttgtagtccaacacatctggaggacaccaagttggagaagaatGGTTTGGACAGTGAAATACTTCCTGTTTTGCAAACATGAAATTTCTCATTTCCCCTCTGGACAGGACTCAACTTTCTGCTCTCTACCTCTGGCTCTTGGTCCTACCTATCCTGTTCTGGGAATCATTGACCCCCACTAATCTAAGCCTATCAGCAGCTGGCTGTTCAATTACATCCTATGCTgctctaacttaagtcccattcatttcaatgggtctgctctaaataaGACTAAAATTGGACACAACTCTTGTTGGCACAAAACGATAGCCTACTACGGGTTATTTATTCAACAAATGGAGAGGCTGCCGTGTGTGCAATTGTGAATTTGCATATTGAACCCCTACTCAGAGGTTATCATTGTTGTGTGAACCGGTGagcgtgggttaaacaacccttacaTAATCCTAGAACAAATTGCAGGTTATGCGAGGGTTGGCATATCCCACACTTCCTGAGTTCGTGcaacatgacaacccctgagCAGGGGCTGGATATGCATCGTGGCGCCTGTGGGCATCGTGgctcatggtgggttaaataacccatgaaaaGCCATGCTGTACTGTGCAAGTCCAATCCCCCACCTGTCCGCTAGACAGGACTCATGACCTGCTCAGATGTTTCATCACCCTTTCTCTTGCAAGCCATCACATTTCTGGAAAAACACTGTTTTTGCTGTAGTAAGCTATTTATTCATACCCTGTTTTTCTGCTCACGAGCACTCAAACACCCCTCTGCCTAAAATGCATTCCTGCAACAATCAATCATGCCAACATTCCTTGAGACTCAGCCTTCTCTGCTGGAACCTGCAGAAAAGTCATCCAGCTGAGAGATGCCCCCCGTCCCGGTGACAAGGAGCTAAATCCTCCTTTCTTGCAGGGACGCCAATCTTTCTCATCAAACAAATCCTGTTTGGGctatttcttcccccatcccacctgCGTAAGAAGTGACACATGCCAACTACAGACCATACTAAGCAAGCAACAACATTCTGGCACAGGTAACTGGGGGGGAAAAAATAACGACAACTACTCACATTTGCACCCTGACCCTGAACACATTTagctggaagcaagtcccactgggtgaggaatttgcttccacaagaggGGGATCTACGGTGAAAAGCAGGGAGGAACAGATTGGTACAGGGTACCAACAAAATATTCTTGGAGTAAAATGAAGGCACAGCCTGGTAACATTCGGGAACCCCGTACCAATAGTAGGCCCCGTGCATGTGCATCCGCCCCTACCGCCCCCCCAGGAACAGACATACAGTACAATGCATCATGGGACACTGCACATGTGTTGTTCTGGACTTCCACAATCCTTCAGGACCTTTTATGGGGTAGGGTACGCTTGGGTACCCTTGCATCCTGTTTCATGGGTTATGTGGAGTACTGTGTATCCACCACTCTGTACACATTCTTTCCTGATAGGGGATTGCATGAACAGGCCTTAAAAGTTCAGCAAAAGCCACGATCTAAATTAGGTTGCTGGGAAACAAGGATTCAGTCTGGAATTGATGACTGTTTGGGCATATATCCGAGGCAAGCAATGTTACCCAATCGCGGTATGGGTTCAGCTACTCAAACAGAAAGGACACTTACTTGTAAAGGTGCCCATCACTTTGCCTTCCAGCTTCTTTGCAACAGAGTCacacagctggacagctatctcaGCAGCAACGTTTTTAGCTTTGGGAAgagaaaacaaacacagcaaGTTCAGATGGCAGTGCTGCTTCCAGCAGGTGAAACGGCTTTTTAAGCTCACAACTCTATTGAGTGGGTGAGGTTGACAGCGACTTGCTCACAGACGCTCTGAAACCAGCTCAAGAGGGATTTGGATCTGGCTTTCTCACATCCATCCCAAACTTCTGAATTTCCCACCTCCCATCAAAGTCGGCTAGTCATCATTGGATACCGAAATTCAGATAGTCATTGTGGGTACACCTGGGCCCTCTAGGTAGGGTGCTTAGACTTCCAGAGAGCAAAAGCAGGGCATTAATatgagaaggaaaggaaggaaagcgAGGTCAAGTAGCTGTAGAAggcacactgttatcttttcggtgccaggccaagacttttctctactcccagccatttagcaatatgtaattagcctgggtttgtttttgtatgtttttgtggttttaaattctaTGTTTTTGTGACTtaacatttttgtatattgtttttaagtgtttttattctatgtaaactgtccagagagcttcagctaaagggcggtataaaaacgtaataaacaacaacaacaacagatcccGAGGGAAGAAAATCTCCAGCAATAGACAGTCCTTCTACCCTTCTGTTGTAAATTGTCAGCAGCATGAAAGCTTCTTTAAGAGATACCTGAAGCTGTTCAGAAGTCTATTAAAACCCCAGTCTGAACAGCAAAGACAAATGCATTTTAATCAAACTGATACTGAAGGTCTGAAGTTCCTACATCCCTCTCAATGAACAAGGCATTCTGGGGCttgtgaaaaataataaaaacagaggcTTTTGGAATAAATCAACCTGTGTGTACAGTTAGACATTTTGGGCTAGAATGCCTGCCTAGCACTGTAGGCCTTGCCCAATCCTCCAGCATGCCTGGATTGTAAGAGTGGCCATGAGAGCCAAAAGGCAAATTCTGGCAGCCTGGAAAGCCAAAACACCTTGTAGTACACATTTCTGGATGGCACAACGAATTGACTAACCTATGAAGGAGAAAACAAGGTTCTGAAAACAGGACAAAGAAGGAACACGATCCCATTTGGAGTCCATGACAGGGACTAGCCACACTATAAACCggccttcccaaacctgatgccctccccCAATATGGTACTCTGGCTGGGAGTTTTGGGAGTTGTGGTTCGACACAcctggaaggctgctgtaaaccacgggtgggcaacatgtgactctccagatgttttggtctacaatgtCCATCAGCCCGACCAAGCACGGGTGATGGcaagagatgatgggagctgtaggccaaaacatctgggaagtCCAtaagctgcccactcctgctgtaaatTTTGCTGCCAGCCTTCCTTCCCTGTTGATTACTCCTTCCACTTAACCTTCAGAAACTGCAGGGTCGGTTCTCTCACCCCCGTTCCATAGCATTGATGAGCACCACTCAGCAGGAACTGCTGGAGAAACATGCGGAGTATGATCCATCAACACCCTGTAGAGCCCCAAGTCACCCTAGTTCCACAGGAACCCAAACTTACTAATCAGGTGATCCTTCATCTTCTCGAGGACAGGGTCCATGTCCTCTCTGGTTAAGCTTTTAGAGCCCACAAGGCCTTTCAGCATCCCAAACATGCCTCCAAGGCCGCCTTTCTTGGCACTGGGGACAGGAAGGCAGCGTTAGAACATCACTGGTGGAAACGCAGCAATTAAATAAAGGATTTTGCTCAAATCCACGCACATTCATCTTCCGCAAGACACCAGACAGGGTCGCTTCAGAGCATTCTTTTGTAACTAATGGACCTCTATTCACTGAAGAGGTGTGAagcgaagaagaggcgagaatttATTACTTTATGGCCTGCAAAATGCAGCATGGCAGCTGTTTGCATGCAACCTCTACATCAGGGTGGGCTTACAAAGAAGCTACATGTGACCATTTTTAGCACTCTGTAGTGCTAAAACTGCCATTTCTTCCCCGACTGGGTGGGGCAGTGGAGCAGGGCAGCAGTGGGGGCCACATACGGCCCTTGTGGTACCCACTCCTACTCTTGATCAACATCTGATAGTAACGGGATGGTAAAGAGTGGCCCTAAAGGACCACCTCTTTATCCTTTACATTTTCTCACGCAGTGATCTGGGCTGTTCTACACATcactgtagaacagccttccccaacctggtgtcctccagatgtgctggactacaactcccatcaccctcagccagcaAACCCAATAGGCATGCTGGCTGGAATGATAGGGGTTGTagaccaacatatctggaggacaccaggttggggaaagttgttctACAGTGATGTGTAGAACAGCCCAGATCACTGCGTGAGAAAATGTAAAGGATAAAGAAGTGGTTGGTCAGGATTTGCAAACCTGCAAAGCATCCAAGCAAAGCCATTTGCATAGGTTTGTTACTTCTTGTTCAGATACTGAAGTTTGGATTCCCCAGGGGAAAAGCAGCTGCCATGTTTTCTGGCACAGTAACTCACAAGTCTGTGAGTTACTTTCCACCCTGGGAGATTAGACAGGCCCCCAGAGGAGTTACCTTGTGCTGGAGGAGTTCTGAGCCACCTTTTCCTCTTCTTCAGCTTCCTCTTCACTCTCATATTCAAGGTCACGGAGATGGCCAGGCTCATGATCGCGATCCCCGATAATCTGGATTGGGGAGAGGAAAAGGCTGAGGATCAACCTAAGACTCAGACAGCTTCTTTATTGTGACTTCAACAAGCCTGGGCTGTGTTTGCACAAACTAAAGGAAATTGGGGAGAAATGGGGCACCAGCTCTGCAGAACCCCCAGAATGTCGAGAGATTGGGGAGCTTACCATATCTGCATCATACTCCTCCATAGGACAAGTGTCTGCATTTCCGTTGGTAGTGGAGTTACTATAATCAAGTACTTTGGCATTAGAGTTCCCCAGATCCCACACTCTGGGCTTCTTTCCCTTGTCCTTCTGAGCATCCTGCTTTGGGGACTTGCTAAGGAAGGCAGAAGAGAAGGCTCCGTTAGATCAAGGAAAACGGCAGGTTTCGGCTCTGGCTCGTCTGAAGGCACGCAGACATGGTCACTGGCTGCACTTACTTGGATTTCTCTCCTCCTTTCATGCGTTTCCTGAAGAATTCCTCCCGGTTCTTCTGCAAGATCTCATCCTTGGACAATTCCTCCCTGTCCCCAGCTGCAACAGGAGGTTCCTGCTTAACAACTGGGGCTGCTTTGGGGACTGGGGCTGCTTCACCTCCTGGAGCTGAACAAAACAGAATGGTAATATTAAGGCACAATGTTAtgagacaggggtgggcaacctgtagccctcgGCCTAATTTCAGCAGTCCTCTGAAAGCGACCCGTTTAAACCTTTGGCAAAAGAAATCTGCCTCTTCCCTAGCAGCTTTCtggatggggaaggagagagagaagggggtgtgagagagagagagagagagagagagagagagagagagagagagagagagagaaaggggtgagaGAGAAAGCAGTGAGTTCCACCCATTTTGGCTCCAGCCCCACTCACagctggcatgcagcccctgacaggTTATCCGAGTCTCACCTTCTTTTTTGGAACCTTTGTTTTTCTTATTCTTAGTTTTCTCTTTTGGTTTCTCCCCTCGAGTTTCTATCATCGACTTCACACTTTTTTTGGACTTTTCTGACTGTTCAAACGTCTTCATGGCAGCAGGAGCTTTGACTTTACTGCTCTCCTCTGCGTCCCTGTTTGCGAAGAGGAAACCGTCACACTACCGTGCTTGTTAACCAACACACACAAAGCGTCACGTTTTCTGGCATGGAACCTCCTTCCCTAGCTTCCTTCTACTGGTTGAGTTGAAGACTTGATCTTGACCTACATGGCTGCCGCCTGAACTTGTCTTTTTCAAAATCGAATACAAACTCACTCTATGACAATGTTGCCATATGGGGACTGTTGAGGTCTGTCTGTGAATTTGTCTTACAAAGGGCCAGATTTAAATGCATTATgaaaaaacataaacaaaataaCTGTCCTGAAACCGTGGATGGATCCACTAATCTGGACCTCAGcagttggtgttgttgttttttaaaaaaaggatacaaaGACAAGTAAACAAAGACTGTTCAGAGTAAACAACgggatacaaatcatcatcatcatcaatgtaaCACTGTTAGTCCCCTTTGCATATGAGGGGACATTTGAAGCCTCCATTTGCGGTTCATAGCAAGCCACAGTATCCTGTTCATTCAAATACAGCAAACTGTGGTTAGCGCAAACAATTGTTAACCAAGAAGAATATCAGACTAGTTTGATCCTGACTGATGGCCTCGTTTCTTAACTATGTCACTCAAAATGAGAAAGCACTGTTTGTTATACATCACAAGCAGAAGT
This DNA window, taken from Elgaria multicarinata webbii isolate HBS135686 ecotype San Diego chromosome 12, rElgMul1.1.pri, whole genome shotgun sequence, encodes the following:
- the SRPRA gene encoding signal recognition particle receptor subunit alpha, whose product is MLDFFTIFSKGGLVLWCFQGVRGPAAACTAPVNALIRSVLLQERGGNNSFNHEALTLKYKLDNQFELVFVVGFQKILTLTYVDKLIDDVHKEFRDKYRNEFQQKGSLGILNGTFDFKEEFLHLLRDAEESSKVKAPAAMKTFEQSEKSKKSVKSMIETRGEKPKEKTKNKKNKGSKKEAPGGEAAPVPKAAPVVKQEPPVAAGDREELSKDEILQKNREEFFRKRMKGGEKSNKSPKQDAQKDKGKKPRVWDLGNSNAKVLDYSNSTTNGNADTCPMEEYDADMIIGDRDHEPGHLRDLEYESEEEAEEEEKVAQNSSSTSAKKGGLGGMFGMLKGLVGSKSLTREDMDPVLEKMKDHLITKNVAAEIAVQLCDSVAKKLEGKVMGTFTTVTSTVKQALQESLVQILQPQRRVDVLRDVMDAQRHHRPYVITFCGVNGVGKSTNLAKISFWLIENKFSVLIAACDTFRAGAVEQLRTHTRRLNALHPPEDHGGRTMVQLYEKGYGKDAAGIAMEAILYARNQGFDVVLVDTAGRMQDNAPLMTALAKLIAVNTPDLVLFVGEALVGNEAVDQLVKFNKALADHSATQTPRLIDGIVLTKFDTIDDKVGAAISMTYITSKPIVFVGTGQTYSDLRSLNAKAVVGALMKA